The region GTCTGGGATTTTCCGCAACCGGTTCTCACCGCGCAAATGCTCACCAGAGGTTTGCAGGTCTTGACCTGGGTGTTTTTGGCACCCATGAGCATAAAGTCCGCGCCGATGGAATTGACGATCGCGGCTTTGCTCATCACTACTTCGTGAGGCAAATCGCTGTAGGCGAGGATGACGAGATCGACGTTGTTGTCTTTAATTAGGTTTTTCAGTTCGGCTTCGGGATAGATGTTTATTCCGTTGGGATAGAGTTTCCCGGCCAACTCGGCGGGGTATTTCTTATCGTCGATACCGGGTATCTGGGTGGCGGTGAAGGCTACCACTTCATAATCGTCATTGTCTCTGAAATAGACGTTGAAATTATGGAAGTCTCTACCGGCAGCGCCCATGATAATCACTCTGCGTTTCATTAAACTCTCCTTATGAGTGTGAATTTATAGTCTGTTGGCAGACTTTAGAAGGGGCATTTTGCGTCAAGGAAAATCTTCCTGACGATGGCTCTAAACCTTTATGGGAAAGCATTTACGCGTATTGGAGGATCAGTTGATCCAGCTCTTGACAAGCTGTGGAAGGATCTCGCCAGCCTTGCCTTGATAAAACTCGTCGATGAAGCTGCGGTTGTCCGGAGGGTCAAGATTGACCGCGATCGTTTTGGCGCCAAAGTGTTTCGCTGTCATCACGAATCCGGCGGCAGGATAGACTGCTCCGCTGGTGCCGATGATGAGAAATATCTCGGAATCTTTAATTATTTTTTCGATCTCGTATAGCGCGTATGGAATCTCTCCGAACCAAACGATGTCCGGACGCAGGTTAGCGCCGCACTTGACGCATTTTGGGAGGCTCATGTCCAAATCGATATCGGTCATGGCAAAGATCGCCTTGCAGGATATGCAAAAACTGCGGTGTAAGCTGCCGTGCATTTCGAGCACGTGTTTGTTTCCCGCGGCGCTGTGCAAGCCATCCACGTTTTGAGTGATGAGCTGGAATCGGTCTTGCAGCATGGATTCCAGATCCACAAGAGCGAGGTGTCCGGCATTGGGTTTCGAGTTCAATGCGTTGCGGTAGCGCTCTTTATAAAATGCCCACACCAACGCCGGGTCTTTTTTGAACCCGCTGGGTGTGGCAACATCTTCGATCTTATGGTTTTCCCACAGCCCTCCCGTCTCGCGGAAAGTCCGGATACCGGACTCCGCGCTGATGCCTGCTCCGGTGAGGGCGACGATGTGAGGAAGCGGTTTGCTGTTTGTCACTGTTATATCTATTTCATCAACATCATCTTACGGCTGTCTTGCCAGGAGCCGGCATTGATCCGATAGAGATAGATTCCGCTGGAGACGGGACTGCTGTTTTCGTCTTTTCCGTTCCAGACTATATCATGCTTTCCGCTGGGAAGCTCTGCATTTACGAGGGTTTTTACCTTCTGTCCCTTGAGGTTAAATATTGTCAGATTCACGATGCTTTTGATCGGAAGGTTGAAACTGATATTAGTGCTGGGGTTGAATGGATTGGGATAGTTGCCCAATAGCTGATACCGCAATGCTCCAATGGATTCGTCATCATTGGAGACGGGATCGCTTTCGATATGCACGTCGTCTATGTACCAGCCTTCGCCGGTGACGCTGCCGTCCGAGCCGAAGGCAAAGCGGAATTTTGCCGTGCCGCTATGTGCGGAAAGATCAAACACCACTTCCGACCAATTGAAAGAGCCGGACCAGACATAAGTGTTCGCCGGGAAGGGAGACGCGGGGTTGTTATAAATACGATGCGGGTAGCCGCCCACGGGGGTGATCTGTTGCCAAGTGCCTCCATTCAGAGACATTTGCACCATGCCGCCGTCCCAAGCATAGGTAGGTGTGCTGTGCGCTTCGGCAGCCATCCAGTGATGGAATTTGAGCCGGCTGTTCAAGCCCAAGGTCATATCCGGACTGATCAAGACTCCGTATGCACTATTGGCGTATGAGCTTGCGCCACTGCCGCCAAACTTCATGGAGTAGCTGCCGTTGGGGGTGAAGTTTCTGTTGTTGTTTCGATTCCATTGATTCACAAAAGATGTGTTCGGAGCGGCGCTCGTCCATCCCATCATATCGTTTTCGAAGGCATAGCTCATCAACCCGATGTAAAATACTATGTTTCCTTCCACGGAACTGCCATTCTCGGCGCCAAGGATATAGCTGATCGAAACCGTATGACCAAGCGGGGCATTGGGTGAAACCTGGATAGTGAAAGCCGCGTTCACAGCGATTTGAGAGTTATAACCGATGGAGGGCAGGTTCAGTTCAAAATCCGATAGTGAGACAAAGGGGTCTTCACAGAAGAGGATCATCATCGGGCTGTAGGCATTGCCGCTTCCATTGTTTAGAATCGTGAAATTGACGTGAGGTGCGCTGCCTGGGTTGATCACGTTTGAGTTTCCGACCACCTGATAGGTACCCATCGCCAGGACGGGCGCGTTCAGATTCAGGTTCGCAGCGGTTTGTGTACTGTAGCCGTCAAAACTTGTAGTAAATTGCATAACGGCAATTGCTCCGTCGGTATAATTGCCTTGGATTCTGATCTGGAAAACACCGTTGACGACGATTGAATCCGCTGCGGCAAGGGGATTGAAATTATAGCTGCCATTCAAAACAAGGATATTAGGCGATGCGCTATTGAGCGTGAGTGTTCCGGCAGCGATCTGATTCATCATCCCCACGTTTTTGAGGGTGATCGAGAGATTCACAATTTCGCCGGTGTGATAGAGGTTGTCGTCATCGATGAAGGTAATGTTGACCGGCACCACATAAGGCGTCTGGCTTGCTGCCACGGTGATCTGAGTGCTGTATCCATAGAAATTGTGCGCATTGAGAAAGAGGTCATAATTACCAGGATTCAGGGTTTGTAGCAAGTTGATGTTGATCAAGCCGGCGGCATTGGCAAATCCTTCATATACAAAGGCATTACCGGCTTTGATGCGGATCGCGGCATTAGGTGCGTTGGTCTGGATCTGGTAGTTATTTACGCCAACAGTCCAGTAGGAGGGCAATTGCACATTGAGCTGCTGCGGAGTGTCCGTCCAGATCATCAAAGCGGGGTCGCCAATCAAGTTGGTTTCATAAGTCACCCAATACATCACCGGGCTGTTTGAAATGTATGGGATATTATCGATCTTGGAATCCACCAGAGTGTAGCCAAGCTCGAAGATACTCTCCCCAAAAATGGCGTCGATATATTGACGATGCAGATATTGCGATGGTCCATTCGTGCTGCCCTGCACACCCCATCCGTAGCGTGAATGGGCGATCATGGCAACTGCGGAAGTGGCGATCGAAGTAAACTTTTCCGTGATGCAATCCGTGGTATATTGACCGACGGCGGTAGTGCGGTTGTCGAAAGCGCCTGAATAGCAGCCTTGAGTAAAGTATATGGAGAAATTGTTGTTGACGCCGTTGTTTGTGATCGTCGTGGCGGTTGCCTGATTGTTGTTCAGGCGCATTGTGTATGTGGTGTTTGAGTGTCCCAGGTGATTGACGAGATTTGCTCCCTGGCTCAGGAGTGGACGGATATGATTGGCGTTCCAGGCATCGGCATAGCCATAGGTGCGATCATAGAGCGTGCTGATATTCCATGAAGTCGGCACTCCCACGGTCGTGTATCCGTGCATGGAAGAACCTCCGATCATTTCATCCATATAGTCTCCGCCCCAGGTTGGTCCCTCCCAAAGCCATTCGCCCACGAAGAGCGAGCTTTTGATGTTGGCTACCACCGGTGCGTTCTGATACATCATGGTCTTATTGATAAATGTGGCGATCTCGGCATCGGAATTGTAGCATAATCTTCCAATCGAGATCTCCGGCGCCAGGTCGGCTTCGTACATCTCGCCCCAATAGGCGTCACCGTCATTGTTCCAGTTTCCATCCAGGCAGGAATAATACATGTCCGCGGGGATATCTGCGTCCGTATATCCGGCTTGGGCGAAATTGACATAGAGACCACGATGCGGGATCACGTCAGTATCTCCGGCAAGGAGGACGTGGCGCAAAGTATTAGTGGTGTACATGCTGATGATATAGTTGCGGATCTTGTCCTGAGTATCGCTTCCTGTGACCTGAGCAGTGATTTCCTGAAGAGGTTTCATCAACACTGAATATCCCTTCATCGTGTAGAAATCCTTCAAAGGCAGCCACTGATTATACTTGGCGGTGTCGTGGATAATAATATATTCAAAGCCGGTCGTGCGTGATTCGTAGCGCGGAACGGCAGCGTGGTTATCGGTGGAACGCAGCAGCAGGTTGCCGGTATGAGCATCCTGCTTGAGCAGATACATTGCGCTTGCGGCACGTTCCGTGGCGCGCGTTTCGATCTCTATGTGAAAGTTTTGATAGAAAACGAGTTCTCCACTGAGGGGGTGATATTCAAAAGGGCTGACGGCACTGAAATTGATCGAATGACCCGCTAAAAATTGAGTGTTCAGTCCATTGTGGATCTGATAGGGGAAGGGCATCTCACCGTTGTAGATATCGGAGTTTGGCAAAGTCGGCGGCATCAATTCGGTTTGAGAAAACGGATACTGGATCTGCAAAGCTTCGATGGGCTTCGCGAGCGTGTAGGTCTTGGGATTGCCGCGCGTGATCTTGATTTCCACCGCTTCTGTTCCAAGCGGGAGAAGTATCTTGGTTCCAAACCACGGCAGAGCCGGCTCGCCCGGTTCGCCCCAAGTCTGCGTTCCATCCAGAGAAACTCTCGAATACCCGGACTTTTCCTCGATGCGGGGAAGAGCGAGTTCATAGTGATAAACAGTATTTGCCACGATGCCGAAAGCGAGCAGCAGCAGGGCGATGACACATAAAAAGCGATTCATCTTTAACCAACCTTTGATAGGATATTTTCTTCTATGTAAAATATCAAGCAAAGCGCGTTCCAAATCTTGGCTTTTCAAGGTGGAAGGGTGGAAAGGTGGAGCTGTGCCAACAATTACGTTGTAGGGTCGGAGGTACTCGCCTGATCTTTGACGTATTCATTGCTTATGTTTCTTTCGCGATTGGCTGCCCAAACTCACATAGAAAAGGGATCTTTCGGCTACAAAGCCATATTTGGCTTTATGGTCGGGATATGTTCTATTGATCCTCCAGAAGGAAATTTAGGGGGATACAAACAGCAAATGATACGCCGGTCTTAGTATTTTTGATAGAAAGGAATGGATATTGCTTTCATGTTTGGATACGGCCTAATCAGGTCTCAATATAGATTAGATAACAAAGTCATATATTCCTGGAGGAAACTGATGCCAAGAAGTCTCATATTAGTGAGTGCCTTGATACTGATCATGTTTTTGGTTGGTTGTGCCAAACGCAACACAGCCTATAATGACGAAGTGCTTGTGACCCTGGACACGATTTTCCCCGTGGTCGGCAACCCGCTCGACCTGAGCTTTGACGCCAACAACATCTACGTCGCTTTGGACCAGGGAGGGATCTCGATCATCAATCCCACGACATCCGAGAACAGATGGTACACAAAATTGATTTCCCGAGACGGGACGACAACCAATTTTATGAATATCCGCAAGATCGCGGTGGTCGGCGAATTTAACCGTCTTTTCCTGAATGAAGTAGGCAGCACCGACCTGATCCACATCGTCGATATCTCCGAAATGGACAGCCTTGACATCATGGATTCCATCACAGGCGATACGCATAACATTCAGGACATGAAGTTTCTAAAGATCCTAAACCCGACTGGGGCGGACGTGATTGAATTGATCTATAGCTCCGGCAGAAACGTTCACTATGGACGCTACAACGCCAATCTGTGGATGGGCAGCACTTTCAGCTTCTTATCTCCGGTACCGGCTTCAGGGGTGGATTTGAACGACACGCATATCTTCGTAGCCGGCCAGCAACGCGGGCTCTTCATCTATAACAGAAGCAATCAACAGCTTATTAGCGAAGTTGTGGTGCCTGGTCAGGCATTAAAAGTAAAGGTCGTGGGCAACTA is a window of Candidatus Cloacimonadaceae bacterium DNA encoding:
- a CDS encoding NAD-dependent deacylase, with translation MTNSKPLPHIVALTGAGISAESGIRTFRETGGLWENHKIEDVATPSGFKKDPALVWAFYKERYRNALNSKPNAGHLALVDLESMLQDRFQLITQNVDGLHSAAGNKHVLEMHGSLHRSFCISCKAIFAMTDIDLDMSLPKCVKCGANLRPDIVWFGEIPYALYEIEKIIKDSEIFLIIGTSGAVYPAAGFVMTAKHFGAKTIAVNLDPPDNRSFIDEFYQGKAGEILPQLVKSWIN
- a CDS encoding C25 family cysteine peptidase, whose protein sequence is MNRFLCVIALLLLAFGIVANTVYHYELALPRIEEKSGYSRVSLDGTQTWGEPGEPALPWFGTKILLPLGTEAVEIKITRGNPKTYTLAKPIEALQIQYPFSQTELMPPTLPNSDIYNGEMPFPYQIHNGLNTQFLAGHSINFSAVSPFEYHPLSGELVFYQNFHIEIETRATERAASAMYLLKQDAHTGNLLLRSTDNHAAVPRYESRTTGFEYIIIHDTAKYNQWLPLKDFYTMKGYSVLMKPLQEITAQVTGSDTQDKIRNYIISMYTTNTLRHVLLAGDTDVIPHRGLYVNFAQAGYTDADIPADMYYSCLDGNWNNDGDAYWGEMYEADLAPEISIGRLCYNSDAEIATFINKTMMYQNAPVVANIKSSLFVGEWLWEGPTWGGDYMDEMIGGSSMHGYTTVGVPTSWNISTLYDRTYGYADAWNANHIRPLLSQGANLVNHLGHSNTTYTMRLNNNQATATTITNNGVNNNFSIYFTQGCYSGAFDNRTTAVGQYTTDCITEKFTSIATSAVAMIAHSRYGWGVQGSTNGPSQYLHRQYIDAIFGESIFELGYTLVDSKIDNIPYISNSPVMYWVTYETNLIGDPALMIWTDTPQQLNVQLPSYWTVGVNNYQIQTNAPNAAIRIKAGNAFVYEGFANAAGLININLLQTLNPGNYDLFLNAHNFYGYSTQITVAASQTPYVVPVNITFIDDDNLYHTGEIVNLSITLKNVGMMNQIAAGTLTLNSASPNILVLNGSYNFNPLAAADSIVVNGVFQIRIQGNYTDGAIAVMQFTTSFDGYSTQTAANLNLNAPVLAMGTYQVVGNSNVINPGSAPHVNFTILNNGSGNAYSPMMILFCEDPFVSLSDFELNLPSIGYNSQIAVNAAFTIQVSPNAPLGHTVSISYILGAENGSSVEGNIVFYIGLMSYAFENDMMGWTSAAPNTSFVNQWNRNNNRNFTPNGSYSMKFGGSGASSYANSAYGVLISPDMTLGLNSRLKFHHWMAAEAHSTPTYAWDGGMVQMSLNGGTWQQITPVGGYPHRIYNNPASPFPANTYVWSGSFNWSEVVFDLSAHSGTAKFRFAFGSDGSVTGEGWYIDDVHIESDPVSNDDESIGALRYQLLGNYPNPFNPSTNISFNLPIKSIVNLTIFNLKGQKVKTLVNAELPSGKHDIVWNGKDENSSPVSSGIYLYRINAGSWQDSRKMMLMK